One genomic region from Pseudoduganella lutea encodes:
- a CDS encoding carbohydrate kinase family protein — MNSSRPLPRYVVFGEALTDMIRQDDGTWHAHPGGSCWNVARVGARLGVQTAYAGAVSMDAFGDEIAAAGAQAGLDERFLQRVDAAPFLAMVTSRHPPRYVFLGENSADLHFQPGQLPEGWLDAADVIHLGSLSLARQPLARRLVEQAVLAQRAGKRIAFDPNFRDAMRDPAYRPTFQQIASIASCIKVSDEDLEGLFPGLSPRDALAELRALAPQAEILLTRGADGLCLISGERVLDAPACRVDVADTVGCGDAAMAGWVSGMLLHPDMPAPRQLARIAAVAAVAAMHAGPYAPTAQEVDAMLG; from the coding sequence ATGAATTCTTCCCGCCCGCTGCCCCGCTACGTGGTCTTCGGCGAAGCGCTGACCGACATGATCCGCCAGGACGACGGCACCTGGCACGCCCATCCCGGCGGCTCCTGCTGGAACGTGGCGCGGGTGGGCGCGCGGCTGGGCGTGCAGACGGCTTATGCCGGTGCCGTCAGCATGGATGCCTTCGGCGACGAGATTGCGGCAGCCGGGGCGCAGGCCGGCCTGGACGAGCGCTTCCTGCAGCGCGTCGATGCGGCGCCATTCCTCGCCATGGTCACGTCGCGCCATCCGCCGCGCTATGTCTTCCTCGGCGAGAACAGCGCGGACCTGCATTTCCAGCCCGGGCAATTGCCGGAAGGCTGGCTGGACGCCGCCGACGTGATCCACCTGGGCAGCCTGTCGCTGGCGCGTCAACCGCTGGCACGGCGCCTGGTGGAGCAGGCCGTGCTGGCGCAGCGCGCGGGCAAGCGCATCGCGTTCGATCCGAACTTCCGCGATGCGATGCGCGACCCCGCCTACCGGCCCACCTTCCAGCAGATTGCGTCGATCGCAAGCTGCATCAAGGTGTCCGACGAAGACCTGGAAGGCCTGTTTCCGGGCCTGTCGCCGCGCGATGCGCTGGCCGAACTGCGCGCGCTGGCGCCGCAAGCCGAGATCCTGCTGACGCGCGGCGCGGACGGCCTGTGCCTGATCAGCGGCGAGCGCGTGCTGGATGCGCCGGCGTGCCGTGTCGACGTGGCCGACACCGTGGGCTGCGGCGACGCCGCGATGGCGGGCTGGGTCAGCGGCATGCTGCTGCATCCGGACATGCCTGCGCCGCGCCAGCTCGCACGCATCGCGGCCGTGGCCGCCGTGGCGGCGATGCACGCGGGGCCGTATGCCCCGACGGCGCAGGAAGTCGACGCCATGCTCGGCTAG